In Chitinophaga nivalis, a single genomic region encodes these proteins:
- a CDS encoding Crp/Fnr family transcriptional regulator, which produces MAQHKQHLFFKKGAGIFTEGTTATGIFFLYEGKVKVHKQWGEEKDLIVRFARKGDILGHRGLGSDQRVYTVSATALEDTTVCFIDFAFFEASLKVNPAFTYKLMQFFAAELQEAERRMRNLVHMDVKSRLADALLEISRLHDNLRFSISRQDLASFTGSTYETVYRILQEFIQQKIILAEGKSITLLQEKQLQQLVAG; this is translated from the coding sequence GTGGCCCAGCACAAGCAGCACCTGTTCTTTAAAAAGGGAGCCGGCATCTTCACCGAAGGCACTACTGCCACCGGCATCTTTTTTTTGTATGAAGGAAAAGTAAAAGTGCACAAGCAGTGGGGGGAGGAAAAAGACCTGATTGTACGGTTTGCCCGGAAAGGCGATATACTGGGGCACCGCGGACTGGGCAGCGATCAGCGCGTGTATACCGTATCTGCTACTGCCCTGGAAGATACCACAGTGTGTTTTATTGACTTTGCTTTTTTTGAGGCTTCCCTGAAAGTAAATCCTGCCTTCACCTATAAACTGATGCAGTTTTTTGCAGCAGAACTACAGGAAGCAGAACGCAGGATGCGCAATCTCGTGCACATGGACGTTAAAAGCAGGCTGGCGGATGCCTTACTGGAAATAAGCCGGCTACATGATAACCTCCGCTTCTCCATCAGCCGCCAGGACCTGGCTTCCTTTACCGGCAGTACCTATGAAACCGTATACCGCATCCTGCAGGAATTTATTCAGCAAAAAATTATTCTGGCAGAAGGTAAATCCATTACCCTGCTGCAGGAAAAACAACTACAGCAACTGGTAGCTGGTTAA
- a CDS encoding MBL fold metallo-hydrolase translates to MQKKSMTAKEKMQRSANFSNGVFQNLSLTPMKLEDVTYFSMLKDALNRPADTKPAKPLPTIKTDLKKRSSEKPVIVWFGHSSYLIQVKGVNILVDPVFSGSASPFSFMVKAFPGADAYQVKDMPDIDAVIITHNHYDHLDTKTIAQLKSRTGRFYTALGVGRDIAGCAGNNVAITEMDWWDTEAVAPGITLTATPARHFSGRGLKRGGSLWASFVLEIFGYKIFIGGDSGYDSHFKTIGDKLGPFDIALLECGQYNEAWPFIHMMPEQTVQAAIDLQAKVLMPVHWAKFALSLHPWNEPAIRVTKSAALHQLAITTPRIGEPVVVGESYPQDPWWNQI, encoded by the coding sequence ATGCAAAAAAAATCAATGACGGCAAAAGAGAAAATGCAACGGTCGGCCAATTTCAGCAATGGCGTATTTCAGAATTTATCGCTGACACCGATGAAGCTGGAAGATGTGACCTATTTCAGTATGCTGAAAGATGCCCTGAACCGGCCTGCTGATACAAAGCCGGCGAAACCGTTGCCCACCATAAAAACAGACCTGAAAAAACGGTCGTCCGAAAAGCCGGTGATTGTCTGGTTTGGCCATTCTTCTTACCTGATACAGGTGAAAGGCGTGAATATCCTGGTGGATCCTGTTTTCAGTGGCAGCGCATCTCCTTTTTCTTTTATGGTGAAAGCCTTCCCGGGTGCCGATGCCTATCAGGTGAAAGATATGCCCGATATAGATGCGGTGATCATCACGCATAATCACTATGATCATCTCGATACAAAAACAATTGCTCAGCTGAAATCCCGTACGGGCAGGTTTTATACGGCGTTAGGGGTAGGCCGCGATATTGCCGGATGTGCCGGTAATAATGTTGCCATTACGGAAATGGATTGGTGGGATACAGAAGCAGTAGCACCGGGTATAACGTTAACGGCTACACCGGCACGACACTTTTCCGGCAGAGGACTGAAAAGAGGTGGTAGTTTATGGGCTTCTTTTGTATTGGAAATTTTTGGCTACAAAATTTTTATCGGTGGCGATTCCGGCTATGACAGCCACTTCAAGACGATTGGCGACAAGCTGGGACCTTTTGATATTGCGTTACTGGAATGTGGGCAGTATAATGAAGCATGGCCTTTTATACATATGATGCCGGAGCAAACCGTACAGGCAGCCATTGACTTACAGGCGAAAGTATTAATGCCGGTTCACTGGGCCAAGTTTGCATTATCGCTACATCCCTGGAATGAACCGGCGATACGTGTCACGAAAAGCGCGGCGTTGCACCAGCTGGCTATTACTACTCCACGCATAGGAGAGCCGGTAGTGGTAGGAGAAAGTTATCCGCAGGACCCCTGGTGGAATCAGATATGA
- a CDS encoding polymer-forming cytoskeletal protein — MEKKFRLISCKDANAQYHIAALIYESEEMFFDIIADTDYFYIHEGDLALTDHLILDTDTLPDTPDGQRIQGYIVTGNLTVAGSILNETGDYGPALYVAGDVHCRSLLIGGSPVHVTGNITAEEMILLHYNHGWMQCGGTLTAPVFIAEDYHFTPTVPPVTTFYYHDNDPEMPAANHCTEGEEDDDEIAVGLRTLLHNPLTTTFEELRRDLAAGEYVLRATVQDAAYWQRKVKSNWQDLKRVPPEMRTHELCMMALHGYVGALAYFPAALLDASLVAYAVEKDGKALRYLPEEYITRELCYLGAAHGAMLKHDIPEAFYEPELLLLAIRRADHQMEAVPVQWITEDLLVEYVKIGRGAFLDHYCEKAGISKKRVLERVIADGIQFLEPVFGWHLSAITYRYAADLYNNNIFQPEWTAITEKHARKIARLTITE; from the coding sequence ATGGAAAAGAAGTTTCGCCTGATCTCCTGCAAAGATGCAAATGCGCAGTATCATATCGCTGCACTGATATATGAAAGTGAGGAGATGTTTTTTGATATCATCGCAGACACCGATTATTTTTATATACACGAAGGAGATCTGGCATTGACCGATCATTTAATACTGGATACAGACACTTTGCCGGATACACCAGATGGACAACGTATCCAGGGATACATCGTCACAGGTAACCTGACGGTAGCAGGTAGTATCCTGAATGAAACCGGCGATTACGGCCCGGCGCTGTATGTAGCGGGGGATGTACATTGCAGGAGTTTGCTGATCGGCGGTTCACCGGTGCATGTCACAGGGAATATCACAGCAGAAGAAATGATCCTGTTACACTATAACCATGGCTGGATGCAATGTGGCGGTACACTCACAGCACCGGTATTTATTGCAGAAGATTATCATTTTACACCAACGGTACCACCAGTCACTACTTTTTATTATCATGATAATGACCCGGAGATGCCGGCAGCGAATCATTGTACGGAGGGCGAAGAAGACGATGATGAAATAGCGGTGGGTTTACGCACCCTGTTACACAATCCGCTGACGACTACTTTTGAAGAATTGCGGCGTGACCTGGCAGCGGGAGAATATGTACTCCGTGCCACGGTACAAGATGCTGCCTACTGGCAACGCAAGGTGAAAAGCAATTGGCAAGACCTGAAACGGGTGCCACCGGAAATGCGCACCCACGAGCTTTGTATGATGGCGCTGCATGGTTATGTAGGCGCGCTGGCTTATTTCCCGGCTGCACTGCTGGATGCATCGCTGGTAGCCTATGCTGTGGAAAAAGATGGGAAAGCACTCCGTTATCTGCCGGAGGAATACATCACCCGGGAACTCTGTTACCTCGGGGCAGCACATGGCGCTATGTTGAAACACGATATCCCGGAAGCATTTTATGAGCCGGAATTATTGTTGCTGGCCATCCGCCGGGCCGATCATCAGATGGAAGCAGTGCCGGTACAATGGATCACGGAAGATCTGTTGGTAGAATATGTAAAGATAGGCCGGGGAGCATTCCTGGATCATTATTGTGAGAAAGCAGGCATCTCCAAAAAACGGGTGCTGGAGCGGGTGATCGCAGATGGCATACAATTTCTCGAGCCGGTATTTGGCTGGCATCTGTCGGCTATTACCTATCGCTACGCAGCAGATTTATATAACAACAATATCTTCCAGCCGGAATGGACGGCTATAACGGAAAAGCATGCACGAAAAATAGCGCGTTTGACTATTACAGAATAA
- a CDS encoding cyclase family protein, whose protein sequence is MHKRVKFDFDIRFTNGGGIQGEDFRLDISGDDIADEALAAYIVADMRLLMVGTVKILNKEILTEPHKRTPVDTPAGSYLVDLSHTIEAGLVTYKGLPAPIVCDYLSREDSKKFYEPGTSFQIGKIEMVTNTGTYIDCPFHRYEHGKDLSEVALEAFADLAGTVIRVPYTDTLAINADLLRNYEIRNRAVLVHTGWATHWNTPAYYENHPYLTADAAEYLRDCAVKLVGIDSHNIDDTRGNSRPVHSTLLGAEILIVEHLCNLEALPQDGFTFSAVPPKFKGAGTFPVRAMARLEQR, encoded by the coding sequence ATGCATAAAAGAGTAAAATTCGATTTTGACATCCGCTTCACCAATGGTGGCGGCATCCAGGGAGAAGATTTCAGGCTGGATATTTCCGGAGATGATATCGCCGACGAAGCCCTCGCAGCTTATATTGTAGCAGATATGCGCTTATTGATGGTAGGTACGGTAAAAATTCTCAACAAGGAAATCCTCACCGAACCACATAAGCGTACACCGGTAGATACGCCTGCCGGCAGTTATCTCGTAGACCTGAGCCATACGATTGAAGCCGGACTGGTGACCTATAAAGGCCTGCCTGCACCGATTGTATGTGATTACCTGAGCCGGGAAGACTCCAAAAAATTCTATGAACCCGGTACTTCTTTCCAGATTGGAAAAATTGAAATGGTGACCAATACCGGTACTTACATCGACTGTCCTTTTCATCGTTATGAACATGGCAAAGACCTGTCGGAAGTAGCGCTGGAAGCCTTTGCAGATCTTGCCGGCACCGTTATCCGCGTGCCTTATACCGATACACTTGCCATCAACGCCGACCTGCTCCGGAACTATGAAATCCGCAACCGGGCCGTACTAGTCCATACCGGCTGGGCTACTCATTGGAATACGCCTGCCTACTATGAAAATCATCCTTACCTGACTGCAGATGCAGCGGAATACCTCCGTGACTGTGCCGTAAAACTGGTAGGCATCGATTCGCATAACATTGATGATACCCGTGGTAACAGCCGGCCGGTACATAGTACGCTGCTGGGCGCTGAAATACTGATTGTGGAACATCTGTGCAACCTGGAAGCATTGCCACAGGATGGGTTTACCTTTAGTGCCGTACCACCCAAATTCAAAGGAGCGGGCACTTT
- a CDS encoding chloride channel protein, with protein sequence MSGRVFYLSLQACLNALAIGVVAKGLVLLISLFTNLAFYGRFSFAENGPAGNQLGLFVIAVPVLGSLIVGVMARFGSKAIRGHGIPEAMENIILHQSRIPPIITLLKPLSAAISIGTGGPFGAEGPIIATGGAIGSFTGQVIHISAAERKVLLAAGACAGMSAIFGSPLAAILLAIELLLFEFSPRAVIPVAIACITGGGMHLLLFDNQPVFAMPDIPAVSDKALLTYVLMGAVIGVVAAGVSRSVYWVEDLFEKLPIHWMWWPAIGGLAVGGIGYFAPHTMGVGYDNIKSLLTGQVPLLLILSLCILKYLSWVISLGSGTSGGTLAPLFTIGGALGALLGAGVLHLLPGSDINIATAALIGMAAMFAGSSRALLTAIVFALETTGQTHGLLPLIGACTTAYFVSFFLMKGSIMTEKIRRRGVATPEEYTPDLLQQLSATAAMQPSLVSIQEQMTSATVSRLLEQQPCYQAYLPVTDAGGRFKGYLHRAGLAADNAPAALPLIPEKNLPYVLATDNMQTVTTILGSYPIDVLAVLDNSDHKQLLGVITAADVLAAYTRHRIKDAKYHSAFYGNIRLLRVMARGKTILARS encoded by the coding sequence ATGTCCGGAAGGGTATTTTACCTGAGTTTACAGGCATGTTTGAATGCCCTGGCAATAGGCGTGGTGGCCAAAGGGCTGGTATTATTGATCAGTTTATTTACCAACCTGGCCTTCTACGGCCGTTTTTCTTTTGCAGAAAATGGGCCGGCCGGTAATCAGCTGGGACTGTTTGTCATTGCCGTACCGGTATTGGGTAGCCTCATCGTGGGGGTGATGGCGCGTTTTGGCAGCAAAGCTATCCGCGGTCATGGCATTCCCGAAGCCATGGAAAATATTATCCTGCACCAAAGCCGGATACCACCCATAATAACATTGCTGAAACCCTTGTCTGCCGCCATTTCCATCGGCACGGGCGGCCCGTTTGGCGCAGAAGGACCTATTATTGCCACGGGAGGCGCCATTGGTTCCTTTACCGGCCAGGTGATTCATATTTCTGCGGCAGAACGCAAGGTGTTACTGGCGGCCGGCGCCTGTGCCGGGATGTCGGCTATTTTTGGCAGCCCGCTGGCGGCAATCCTGCTGGCGATAGAGCTGCTGCTGTTTGAATTCTCGCCGCGGGCAGTGATTCCGGTAGCCATTGCCTGTATTACCGGTGGCGGCATGCACCTGTTGCTGTTCGACAACCAACCGGTATTTGCTATGCCGGATATTCCGGCGGTATCCGACAAAGCCCTGCTCACCTATGTATTGATGGGAGCCGTGATCGGCGTGGTGGCCGCCGGCGTATCCCGCTCTGTATATTGGGTGGAAGACCTGTTTGAAAAACTACCGATACACTGGATGTGGTGGCCGGCAATCGGCGGACTGGCAGTAGGAGGAATTGGTTATTTTGCGCCACATACCATGGGCGTAGGGTACGATAATATCAAAAGTTTATTGACAGGACAGGTGCCTTTGTTGCTGATTTTATCACTATGTATCCTGAAATATCTTTCCTGGGTAATTTCATTGGGCAGTGGTACTTCCGGTGGTACGCTGGCGCCGTTGTTTACCATTGGCGGCGCGTTGGGAGCCTTGCTGGGCGCGGGAGTACTACACCTGTTGCCAGGCAGCGATATCAACATCGCCACTGCCGCTTTAATAGGAATGGCAGCCATGTTTGCCGGGTCTTCCCGGGCATTGCTTACCGCAATTGTGTTTGCGCTGGAAACAACCGGGCAGACACATGGTTTGTTGCCGCTGATCGGCGCCTGTACAACCGCTTACTTCGTTTCCTTTTTCCTGATGAAAGGAAGTATTATGACGGAAAAGATCCGGCGCCGGGGCGTGGCTACACCGGAGGAATATACCCCCGACCTGTTGCAGCAACTCAGCGCAACAGCAGCGATGCAGCCGTCATTAGTTTCTATACAGGAACAGATGACGTCGGCCACGGTCAGCCGGCTCCTGGAGCAACAGCCCTGTTATCAGGCTTATCTGCCGGTAACAGATGCTGGTGGCAGATTCAAAGGTTACCTGCACCGGGCCGGCCTGGCGGCAGATAACGCGCCTGCAGCCTTGCCGCTGATACCGGAGAAAAACCTGCCTTATGTGCTGGCCACAGATAACATGCAGACGGTGACCACTATACTGGGCAGCTACCCGATAGATGTGTTGGCTGTATTGGATAACAGCGATCATAAGCAATTGCTGGGGGTGATTACAGCTGCGGATGTACTGGCGGCCTATACCCGGCACCGGATAAAAGATGCGAAGTACCATTCTGCCTTTTATGGCAATATCCGCCTGCTGCGGGTGATGGCCCGGGGGAAAACCATATTGGCACGATCATAG
- a CDS encoding class I SAM-dependent methyltransferase: MTYKLKVPSTSRFILEYALDLYTTPLQQHYIDAIDFSETSRIAWELRQAYPTIPDAIYYRKLSIREMFREQLLLQPQQQVIILGAGLDPLSLYLLENYKNNIKHIFEVDNGYIFEKKAIYEELLPGQKSIHFIRCDLTDTQTLAVQLVENGYNAHLPTLIIFEGVIHFITNEEFINLMLLFKTNDQRNIVTMDYFLTTATVPPAFKTAHSHALTVLETYINGALNTNSRDNILALLAALGASGETVEPLNEIEYKTTGSNHVFHVPGEGMLEMVLFHI; the protein is encoded by the coding sequence ATGACCTATAAATTAAAGGTGCCCTCCACTTCCCGATTTATTCTGGAATATGCACTGGACCTGTACACCACTCCCCTTCAACAACATTATATTGATGCCATTGATTTCAGCGAAACAAGCCGCATCGCCTGGGAGTTACGGCAGGCTTACCCCACCATACCCGATGCTATCTACTACCGTAAATTAAGCATCCGGGAAATGTTCCGGGAACAGCTGCTGTTACAGCCACAGCAACAGGTCATTATTCTGGGGGCAGGTCTTGATCCGCTATCGTTGTATCTGCTGGAGAATTACAAAAACAACATCAAACATATCTTTGAAGTAGATAATGGTTACATCTTTGAAAAGAAAGCGATTTACGAAGAATTATTACCGGGGCAGAAAAGTATCCATTTTATTCGCTGCGACCTTACAGATACGCAGACACTGGCCGTACAGCTGGTAGAAAACGGATATAACGCTCACCTGCCTACGCTGATTATTTTCGAAGGGGTTATTCATTTCATTACCAATGAAGAATTTATCAACCTGATGCTGCTCTTTAAAACAAATGATCAGCGGAACATTGTAACAATGGATTATTTTCTAACCACTGCTACCGTGCCCCCTGCCTTTAAAACGGCCCACAGCCATGCATTAACGGTATTGGAAACCTATATCAACGGGGCATTGAACACCAACAGCCGCGATAACATACTCGCGCTGCTGGCTGCCCTGGGAGCATCCGGTGAAACGGTGGAGCCTTTAAATGAGATAGAATACAAAACTACCGGCAGTAATCATGTGTTTCATGTACCCGGTGAAGGCATGCTCGAGATGGTACTCTTTCATATCTGA